The following proteins are co-located in the Rheinheimera salexigens genome:
- the bfr gene encoding bacterioferritin has product MQGNPKVLAKLNEVLTGELTSINQYFLHARIYKNWGLKALNDVCYKKSIKDMKQADELIERILMLEGLPNLQALGKLRIGEDTEEMLQCDIDFQLEQLPQLRVAIALCETEQDYVSRDILTDILEYEEQHLDWIETQQYQIEALGLANYLQAQLGDE; this is encoded by the coding sequence ATGCAAGGTAATCCTAAAGTTCTCGCTAAGTTAAATGAAGTACTTACCGGCGAATTAACTTCTATTAATCAATACTTTCTACATGCTCGAATTTATAAAAATTGGGGCTTAAAAGCGTTAAACGATGTTTGTTATAAAAAATCTATAAAAGATATGAAGCAGGCAGATGAGTTAATTGAACGCATTTTAATGCTAGAAGGTTTACCCAATTTACAAGCCTTAGGTAAGTTGCGCATTGGTGAAGACACCGAAGAAATGCTGCAGTGCGATATTGATTTTCAGTTAGAGCAACTACCACAACTGCGGGTAGCGATTGCCCTGTGTGAAACAGAGCAAGACTATGTTAGCCGAGATATTCTGACCGACATACTAGAATATGAAGAGCAACATTTAGATTGGATAGAAACCCAACAATATCAAATCGAAGCTTTAGGCTTAGCTAATTATCTGCAAGCTCAGTTAGGAGATGAATAA
- a CDS encoding TonB-dependent receptor has product MRFIPCLLTLAIANPAIAIADQINPSLAANSAVALERIEVQGDFRRHSVQQIAGSVAVLTDEDLQRTSAQHLDDLLHQFANVNFTAGASRGRYLQVRGVGERSEYVDTINPSVGILIDGIDYSGMGISGIHDLAQLELFRGPEATRFGANALAGMLNLTTQGPSATPEGKFSATLADYNSYQLAGYFSDAINQNLGYSISLEQQSSDGFIENAYLNRDDTNNIDEFTARFKLRFQANEHLMLQLVTHLVDQDNGFDAFSLDQNRTTLSDNPGQDIIRSKALALQAEYSGVPYFTAFGQISWLDANSDYGFDEDWSYVGIHPDEYATTDRYLRNREQLSVDYRLVSTPMGKIGDSDWVFGIYAANKNFNLTRESWDWDLWQPAQFDNQLKRRNVAAYGEVTTPLNDVWSLISGLRVERYDDEYADTSGNAIRNHDTMWGAKLSLNYQVNQQALIYLLASRGYKVGGVNGDALAKANNSDLTELQSKASFAPETLYNAEFGVKGSALDQSIIARVAAFYMWRDDMQVKGWLNPNTGPQFSGFIDNAGSGRNYGIEMENRIQLHPQLALFLSASWLKTKLGDYTTLAGDLFTGREQAQAPRFQYSIAADWYITEPITFNISLQGKDEYFYSDGHNARSSRYELVNLRLSYQLEHWNFAVWSRNALNQDIGVRGFYFGNDPRDGYAPHTYEQYAEPSRFGVSASYQF; this is encoded by the coding sequence ATGCGTTTTATACCTTGTTTACTTACCCTGGCTATTGCTAATCCAGCTATTGCCATTGCTGACCAAATTAATCCTAGCCTTGCTGCTAACAGCGCTGTTGCTTTAGAGCGAATTGAAGTGCAGGGTGACTTTAGACGTCATTCTGTGCAACAAATTGCCGGTAGTGTAGCGGTGCTTACGGATGAAGATTTACAGCGTACTTCTGCTCAACACTTAGATGATTTGCTTCATCAATTTGCCAACGTTAACTTTACGGCTGGTGCGTCACGCGGCCGGTATTTACAAGTACGGGGCGTTGGTGAACGTAGCGAATATGTCGATACCATTAATCCATCAGTTGGCATTTTAATTGATGGTATTGATTATTCAGGTATGGGCATTAGCGGTATTCATGATTTAGCCCAACTAGAATTATTCCGAGGCCCTGAAGCCACTCGCTTTGGCGCTAATGCGTTAGCCGGTATGCTTAACTTAACAACACAAGGTCCTTCTGCTACGCCAGAAGGAAAATTTAGCGCTACTTTAGCGGATTATAATAGCTATCAATTAGCCGGTTATTTTAGTGATGCTATCAACCAAAACCTGGGTTATAGCATATCGCTTGAGCAACAAAGCTCTGACGGTTTTATTGAAAATGCCTACTTAAACCGCGACGATACTAATAATATCGACGAATTTACTGCGCGATTCAAACTACGTTTCCAAGCTAATGAGCATTTAATGCTGCAATTAGTAACTCACTTAGTAGATCAAGATAATGGCTTTGATGCCTTCTCGCTGGATCAAAATCGTACGACGTTATCTGACAATCCTGGCCAAGATATAATTCGCAGCAAAGCGCTAGCATTACAAGCTGAGTACAGCGGTGTGCCATACTTTACGGCTTTTGGCCAAATTAGTTGGTTAGATGCTAACAGCGATTATGGTTTTGATGAAGATTGGAGCTATGTTGGCATTCATCCAGATGAATACGCTACGACTGATCGCTATTTACGTAATCGCGAGCAATTAAGCGTTGATTATCGTTTAGTGTCTACCCCTATGGGTAAGATAGGTGATAGCGATTGGGTGTTTGGTATTTATGCCGCCAATAAAAACTTCAACTTAACCCGAGAATCATGGGACTGGGATCTGTGGCAACCGGCGCAATTTGATAACCAATTGAAACGTCGTAATGTAGCTGCTTATGGCGAAGTCACTACGCCGTTAAACGATGTTTGGAGTTTAATTTCCGGCTTACGTGTCGAGCGCTATGATGATGAATATGCTGATACTAGCGGTAATGCTATTCGCAACCACGATACCATGTGGGGCGCTAAGCTAAGTTTAAACTATCAAGTTAATCAACAAGCTTTAATCTATTTATTAGCATCACGCGGCTATAAAGTGGGTGGGGTGAATGGTGATGCGTTAGCCAAAGCGAATAACAGTGATTTAACTGAGCTACAAAGCAAAGCTAGCTTTGCCCCAGAAACGCTATATAACGCCGAGTTTGGTGTTAAAGGTAGCGCCTTAGATCAAAGCATAATAGCCCGTGTTGCCGCGTTTTATATGTGGCGTGATGATATGCAAGTTAAAGGCTGGTTAAACCCGAACACTGGCCCGCAATTTTCTGGCTTTATTGATAATGCCGGTAGTGGCCGTAACTACGGTATTGAAATGGAAAACCGCATACAGTTGCACCCGCAATTGGCGTTGTTTCTTAGTGCGAGCTGGTTAAAAACCAAATTAGGTGATTACACTACGTTAGCGGGCGATCTTTTTACCGGTCGTGAGCAAGCTCAAGCTCCTCGGTTTCAATATAGCATAGCTGCAGATTGGTATATTACTGAGCCAATAACGTTCAATATAAGCCTGCAAGGTAAAGACGAATACTTCTATTCCGATGGCCATAACGCGCGTTCGTCACGTTATGAGCTGGTCAACTTACGCTTAAGTTATCAACTAGAACACTGGAACTTTGCTGTGTGGAGCCGTAATGCCTTAAATCAAGATATTGGCGTGCGTGGCTTTTACTTTGGTAATGATCCGCGAGATGGCTATGCGCCACATACCTATGAACAATACGCTGAGCCCAGTCGTTTTGGTGTCAGTGCCAGCTATCAATTTTAA
- a CDS encoding S10 family peptidase codes for MPLNTMPIVKSLLLVLLFCSSQLLATERQIEIDSSVVTKHKTSVNGKRFEYTATTGTQPVWNEDGEPTATLFYTYYQRSDIKDRSKRPLLMSFNGGPGSASVWMHVAYTGPKSLNVDDEGYPVQPYGVKTNPYSVLDVADIVFINPVNTGYSRVLPNKDGKMPSKDEQQKMFFGVNADVKYLAEWLNTFVTRTERWQSPKFLIGESYGTTRVSGLALALQNQQWMYLNGVVLVSPTDLGIKRDGPVDAANRLPYFAATAWYHKVLNADLQQKDLYDVLPEVEDFAINQYLPALAKGAFISPEEKQQIATKVAAYSGLSVKTVLQNNLDISPAFFWKDLLRERGQTVGRLDSRYLGIDKQEAGNRPDYNAELTSWLHSFTPAINYYLRAELNYKTDIKYNMFGPVHPWDRSGDNTGENLRQAMAQNPYLKVLTQSGYYDGATNYFDAKYNMWQLDPSGKMKHRLSFKGYRSGHMMYLRRADLEQSNQDLREFILDAIPAEGVAAKY; via the coding sequence ATGCCACTAAATACTATGCCAATAGTAAAATCGCTATTGCTAGTGCTGTTGTTCTGTAGCAGCCAGTTACTAGCAACCGAGCGCCAAATTGAAATTGATAGCAGCGTCGTTACTAAACATAAAACCAGCGTCAACGGTAAACGGTTTGAGTACACGGCGACTACCGGTACTCAGCCAGTTTGGAATGAAGACGGTGAGCCAACCGCCACCTTATTTTATACTTATTACCAACGTTCAGATATTAAAGATCGTAGCAAACGGCCATTACTAATGTCATTTAATGGTGGACCAGGTTCGGCATCAGTTTGGATGCATGTTGCCTATACTGGCCCTAAATCATTAAATGTGGATGACGAAGGCTACCCAGTTCAGCCTTACGGCGTAAAAACTAATCCGTATTCAGTATTAGATGTGGCTGATATCGTGTTTATTAACCCAGTGAATACCGGTTACTCACGGGTACTGCCAAATAAAGATGGCAAAATGCCTAGCAAAGACGAGCAGCAAAAAATGTTCTTTGGTGTTAATGCTGACGTTAAATACTTAGCAGAATGGCTTAATACCTTTGTTACCCGTACCGAACGCTGGCAGTCACCTAAGTTTTTAATTGGTGAAAGCTACGGCACCACTCGCGTTTCTGGCTTAGCCTTAGCCCTACAAAACCAGCAATGGATGTATTTAAACGGTGTAGTGTTAGTATCACCTACCGATTTAGGTATTAAGCGCGATGGTCCTGTTGATGCCGCTAACCGCCTACCGTACTTTGCCGCTACCGCTTGGTATCACAAAGTATTAAATGCTGATTTACAGCAAAAAGATTTATATGACGTTCTGCCAGAAGTTGAAGACTTTGCCATTAACCAATATCTGCCAGCATTAGCAAAAGGTGCTTTTATTAGCCCAGAAGAAAAGCAGCAAATTGCGACTAAAGTAGCGGCTTATTCTGGTTTATCAGTAAAAACCGTATTGCAAAATAATTTAGATATTAGCCCAGCTTTTTTCTGGAAAGATTTGCTACGTGAACGCGGCCAAACAGTGGGTCGTTTAGACTCTCGTTATTTAGGTATTGATAAGCAAGAAGCCGGCAATCGTCCAGATTATAATGCTGAACTAACGTCGTGGTTACATTCGTTCACGCCAGCCATTAATTACTATTTACGCGCCGAGTTAAATTATAAAACCGATATTAAATATAATATGTTTGGCCCCGTTCATCCGTGGGATCGCTCAGGCGACAACACCGGTGAAAATTTGCGTCAAGCTATGGCACAAAACCCGTACTTAAAAGTGCTAACCCAGTCTGGTTACTATGATGGTGCTACAAACTACTTTGATGCTAAATACAATATGTGGCAGTTAGATCCAAGCGGTAAAATGAAACATCGCTTAAGTTTTAAAGGCTACCGTAGCGGTCATATGATGTACTTACGTCGCGCCGATTTAGAGCAATCTAACCAAGACTTACGTGAGTTTATTTTAGATGCCATACCGGCAGAAGGTGTGGCTGCTAAATACTAA
- a CDS encoding phosphotransferase: MAPSLYTTKVTPEASTQTTNIEHDCQRIAQLCKQLEFFANQQVQHIQPLSHGQSNKSYRISTDRAEFVLRCYPPKQYRCRQQELTIQHAAAADDLAPAPLCLNNHLQIMISDFIDIGEPFNYRQHDSKQLIQHIVKLHQLNVLTSVLQLEDYLQFQLSLVADKNLVDIVLFNQLQQAAKQLEALPQDTVLCHLDLHADNLLWAEQRLWLLDFEYSQQADSSLDLAAIIMHYQLDVKEQQQLLVDYIQLRRQARLHDSLLETLQLKIPLAKQLYSGFCWLWYVAIPGYETEAKHWQQQLQHLLAMPS, translated from the coding sequence GTGGCGCCATCACTTTATACAACAAAAGTTACACCAGAAGCATCAACACAAACAACAAACATTGAGCATGACTGCCAACGTATAGCGCAGCTATGTAAACAATTAGAATTTTTTGCTAATCAGCAAGTGCAACATATACAGCCGTTATCGCATGGTCAAAGCAATAAAAGCTATCGCATTAGTACCGATCGGGCTGAGTTTGTATTGCGCTGTTACCCGCCAAAACAGTATCGATGCCGTCAGCAAGAGCTGACAATACAACATGCCGCTGCTGCCGATGACTTAGCACCGGCGCCGTTATGTTTAAATAATCATCTACAGATAATGATTAGCGACTTTATTGATATTGGCGAGCCTTTTAATTATCGCCAGCATGATAGTAAGCAGTTAATTCAGCATATTGTAAAATTACACCAATTAAATGTACTGACATCGGTATTACAACTGGAGGATTATTTACAGTTTCAGCTCAGCCTAGTTGCCGATAAAAACCTGGTAGATATTGTACTATTTAACCAGCTGCAACAGGCAGCTAAGCAGCTAGAAGCCTTACCCCAAGACACAGTATTGTGCCATCTCGATCTACATGCTGATAATTTACTCTGGGCTGAACAGCGCTTATGGTTACTGGATTTTGAATATAGCCAACAAGCTGATAGCAGCTTAGATTTAGCCGCGATAATTATGCATTATCAACTCGATGTTAAGGAGCAGCAGCAATTGCTGGTAGATTATATTCAGCTTCGTAGGCAAGCCAGACTACATGACTCATTACTGGAAACCTTACAGCTAAAAATACCGTTAGCCAAACAGCTGTACTCAGGATTTTGTTGGTTATGGTATGTCGCGATCCCAGGTTACGAGACTGAAGCTAAACACTGGCAACAGCAGTTGCAACATTTGTTAGCAATGCCATCCTAG
- a CDS encoding S9 family peptidase, translating into MRKHHLGLLLLSSLSCFWLQAAEVVAPVAVQQPYTVTSPNGDRQDSYYWLRDDSRTSATVLDYLYRENSYFEQYSANYQALTDKLTDEIISRIKQDDSSVPYNKGDYSYYDRFDAGKEYPVYLRKSLKDGTEQVMLDVNELAGDKDFYQIANMSVSPDQNLLAYLEDTSGRRQYTLKVRDLRTGKDLADEITGLSRSVAWAKDSQTLYVIQNDPVTLLSTTVLQHTLGKDVAKARQVYTEQDHSYYMGVGNTEDNNYVVIYLGSTVSTEMRVQDATKPDSEFTVLAPRQRDFQYSASHINNRWVIRTDWQAPNFRLMTVAADKIGYRNNWQPLVKHDDNVFIEDFAVFDNYLAINERSDGVRRLKVMPWATPEQAFYVASDEAAYVMAFATNAEPDTDWLRYSYSSLTTPESTYQYNMKTGDKQLLKQTEVLGGFDQNNYKTERVWATATDGVKVPVTLLYRKDYKRDGTAPLYQYAYGSYGSSSDPWFRSVALSLVDRGFVYAIAHIRGGQEMGRQWYENGKLLHKINTFTDFIAVTDYLVANDYVAKDKVFAMGGSAGGLLMGAIANMAPEKYRGLVAHVPFVDIVTTMLDETIPLTTNEFDEWGNPKQQAYYDYMLSYSPYDQVTKQAYPAMLVTTGLHDSQVQYYEPAKWVAKLRSHKTNNQPLVFKTNMEAGHGGKSGRFSRLAEYAQEYAFILNLLGQTE; encoded by the coding sequence ATGCGAAAACATCACCTTGGCTTGCTGCTCTTAAGCAGCTTAAGTTGCTTTTGGTTGCAGGCTGCTGAAGTTGTTGCGCCCGTAGCGGTGCAGCAACCTTATACCGTGACATCGCCTAATGGGGATCGGCAAGACTCTTATTACTGGCTGCGTGATGATAGCCGAACCTCTGCCACGGTATTAGATTACTTATATCGTGAGAATAGCTATTTTGAGCAATATAGTGCCAATTACCAAGCGTTAACAGACAAACTGACAGATGAAATTATTAGCCGTATTAAACAGGATGATAGCTCCGTGCCTTACAATAAAGGTGATTATAGTTATTACGACCGTTTTGATGCCGGTAAAGAGTACCCAGTATATCTACGTAAATCATTAAAAGACGGAACCGAGCAGGTCATGCTCGATGTCAATGAGCTGGCAGGCGACAAAGACTTTTATCAAATAGCTAATATGAGCGTGAGCCCAGATCAAAACTTACTGGCCTATTTAGAAGATACCAGTGGTCGCCGACAATACACGCTAAAAGTGCGAGACTTGCGTACAGGCAAAGATTTAGCTGATGAGATTACAGGGTTATCTAGAAGTGTCGCTTGGGCTAAAGATAGTCAAACCTTGTATGTTATTCAAAATGATCCGGTAACTTTGCTCAGTACCACAGTGTTGCAGCATACCTTAGGCAAGGACGTCGCTAAGGCTCGCCAAGTGTATACCGAACAAGACCATAGTTATTATATGGGCGTGGGTAATACGGAAGACAATAATTATGTGGTAATTTACCTTGGCAGTACGGTATCGACAGAGATGCGGGTACAAGATGCGACTAAACCGGACAGTGAATTTACAGTTTTAGCGCCAAGACAGCGTGATTTTCAATATTCAGCCAGCCATATTAACAACCGTTGGGTGATCCGCACCGATTGGCAAGCGCCTAATTTTCGTTTAATGACCGTAGCAGCAGATAAAATTGGCTATCGGAATAACTGGCAGCCTTTGGTCAAGCATGACGACAATGTCTTTATTGAAGACTTTGCAGTATTTGATAATTATTTGGCCATTAATGAGCGTAGTGATGGTGTGCGTCGGTTAAAAGTGATGCCTTGGGCCACGCCCGAGCAAGCTTTTTATGTTGCCTCTGATGAAGCCGCCTATGTGATGGCTTTTGCTACTAATGCTGAGCCAGACACTGACTGGCTACGTTATAGCTATAGCTCTTTAACCACACCGGAAAGCACCTATCAGTACAATATGAAAACCGGTGACAAACAACTGCTAAAACAAACTGAAGTCTTAGGCGGCTTTGATCAGAATAATTATAAAACCGAGCGGGTGTGGGCAACCGCAACGGACGGCGTAAAAGTTCCCGTCACCTTGTTATATCGCAAAGATTACAAACGTGATGGCACAGCCCCTTTGTATCAGTATGCTTATGGCTCTTATGGCAGCTCGTCTGATCCATGGTTTAGATCGGTTGCTTTATCCTTAGTAGACCGCGGTTTTGTGTATGCCATTGCCCATATTCGAGGCGGTCAAGAAATGGGCCGGCAATGGTACGAAAACGGCAAATTACTGCATAAAATCAATACTTTTACCGACTTTATCGCCGTCACAGATTATTTAGTAGCAAACGACTATGTTGCAAAAGATAAAGTGTTTGCCATGGGCGGCAGCGCCGGTGGGTTATTAATGGGTGCAATAGCCAATATGGCACCTGAAAAGTATCGTGGTTTAGTCGCGCATGTGCCTTTTGTTGACATAGTGACCACTATGTTAGATGAAACGATTCCTTTAACTACTAATGAGTTTGATGAATGGGGCAACCCCAAGCAACAAGCCTATTATGATTATATGTTGTCGTATTCACCTTATGATCAAGTGACTAAACAAGCCTACCCGGCCATGTTGGTGACCACCGGCTTGCATGATTCACAAGTACAGTATTATGAACCGGCAAAGTGGGTCGCTAAATTACGCAGCCATAAAACTAATAATCAACCATTAGTTTTTAAAACCAATATGGAAGCGGGGCACGGCGGTAAATCTGGTCGCTTCTCTAGGCTGGCAGAATACGCACAAGAGTATGCGTTTATTCTTAATTTGCTAGGCCAAACCGAATAG
- the pnuC gene encoding nicotinamide riboside transporter PnuC, translating into MSELLSKAIADWQLMHSVELVATLLALAYVILALKQSLWCWPAALLSTILFTQVMWQSALLSDAILQMYYAGMAIYGWWRWQQLKQSAKISANLNGKSNTNNNTNIAEQAPVYEWAWQRHVRLIIITALAGLGLGYVMAGYTQADFAYLDAQTTAFSVMATWLVTRKLVSNWLYWVVIDAVSIYVYAQKHLYFLTGLFMLYTIIAIVGYFAWRHHFIQQKLHQKHQHKQQTLSMTANV; encoded by the coding sequence ATGAGTGAGTTGCTAAGTAAAGCGATTGCTGATTGGCAGCTGATGCACAGCGTTGAACTGGTAGCTACCTTGCTAGCACTGGCTTACGTGATACTGGCTTTAAAACAAAGCCTATGGTGTTGGCCTGCCGCTTTACTTAGCACTATTTTATTTACCCAAGTGATGTGGCAATCGGCTTTATTGTCGGATGCCATTTTACAAATGTATTATGCCGGTATGGCTATTTATGGTTGGTGGCGCTGGCAGCAACTTAAACAAAGCGCGAAAATAAGTGCCAACCTTAACGGTAAGAGTAACACCAATAATAATACTAATATCGCTGAGCAAGCACCTGTATACGAATGGGCATGGCAACGCCATGTAAGGCTAATTATTATTACTGCATTAGCGGGCTTAGGCTTAGGCTATGTTATGGCAGGCTATACTCAAGCTGACTTCGCTTATTTAGATGCGCAAACAACGGCATTTAGTGTTATGGCCACTTGGTTAGTAACCCGTAAATTAGTGTCTAATTGGTTATACTGGGTAGTAATAGATGCAGTATCTATTTACGTTTATGCGCAAAAGCACCTGTATTTTCTTACCGGCTTGTTTATGCTGTATACCATTATCGCAATTGTAGGGTATTTTGCGTGGCGCCATCACTTTATACAACAAAAGTTACACCAGAAGCATCAACACAAACAACAAACATTGAGCATGACTGCCAACGTATAG
- the bfr gene encoding bacterioferritin, whose protein sequence is MKGNTKIISALNTLLANELAAMDQYFIHSRMYEDWGLQKLFVRIDHEFEDEKGHASALIERILFLEGVPDMSKRDAIHVGKNVPEMLQNDLNVEYSVAKLLKQTMALCEQEQDYVTRNILQTLLADTEIDHAHWLEQQLKLIKVLGLPNYLQSQM, encoded by the coding sequence ATGAAAGGCAACACTAAGATTATTTCCGCGCTCAACACCTTATTAGCCAACGAGCTAGCGGCAATGGATCAATACTTTATTCACTCTCGTATGTATGAAGATTGGGGCTTACAAAAGTTATTTGTTCGTATAGATCATGAGTTTGAGGACGAAAAAGGCCATGCTTCAGCATTAATAGAGCGCATTCTGTTTTTAGAAGGCGTGCCAGATATGAGTAAGCGCGATGCTATTCATGTTGGTAAAAACGTGCCGGAAATGCTGCAAAACGATTTAAATGTTGAATACAGCGTGGCTAAGTTACTAAAACAAACCATGGCCTTGTGTGAGCAAGAGCAAGATTATGTTACCCGTAATATTTTACAAACCTTGTTAGCTGATACCGAGATTGATCACGCCCATTGGTTAGAGCAGCAACTAAAATTAATTAAAGTATTAGGCTTACCTAATTACTTACAATCACAAATGTAA